In the genome of Salmo trutta chromosome 18, fSalTru1.1, whole genome shotgun sequence, one region contains:
- the LOC115152950 gene encoding aquaporin-8 isoform X2, which yields MSVIESKTELFTVAGADTGDSGPGSGVVNPRKIVTTFERYIQPCLAEVLGCTLFIFVGCGSVIENAGVPGSIQPALAHGLALAIVIAVLGEISGGHFNPAVSVSVCVSGGLDVILLGPYILSQIVGGMTGAGLAKAVYSIISYDSAAGGAFNVVKTSGNIGSATLAEMVMTLFLSLVVCMGAVNGRTRTPLAPLCIGLTVTANILAGSVSGGCMNPARAFGPAVMANYWEYHWIYWVGPVAGALITGSLVRLLFGDQKTRLVLK from the exons ATGTCTGTGATAGAGTCAAAGACGGAGCTCTTCACCGTGGCTGGGGCTGACACTGGGGACTCAGGGCCAGGTTCAGGGGTAGTCAACCCCAGGAAAATAGTCACCACCTTTGAGAGATATATCCAGCCGTGCTTGGCTGAGGTGTTAGGATGTACTCTCTTCATCTTCGTGGGATGCGGGTCTGTTATTGAGAATGCTGGCGTTCCGGGGAGCATCCAGCCCGCTCTGGCTCATGGGCTGGCGCTAGCAATTGTTATCGCTGTATTGGGAGAGATCAG TGGTGGCCACTTCAACCCagctgtgtctgtgagtgtgtgcgtcAGTGGAGGACTGGACGTCATCCTACTGGGGCCGTATATACTCTCACAGATAGTGGGGGGGATGACCGGGGCTGGCTTGGCAAAG GCAGTTTACTCCATCATCAGCTATGACAGTGCAGCAGGGGGAGCGTTCAACGTGGTTAAAACCAGCGGCAACATCGGCAGTGCCACTCTAGCAGAGATGGTCATGACCCTCTTCCTGTCCCTTGTGGTCTGTATGGGGGCCGTCAACGGCAGGACCCGAACCCCACTGGCCCCACTTTGCATTGGGCTCACTGTGACTGCTAACATACTGGCTGG GTCAGTATCTGGAGGGTGTATGAACCCAGCACGGGCGTTTGGCCCTGCAGTGATGGCTAACTACTGGGAGTACCACTGGATCTACTGGGTGGGACCGGTTGCAGGGGCCCTTATCACTGGCAGCTTGGTCAG GTTGTTGTTTGGCGACCAGAAGACACGTCTTGTTCTGAAGTAA
- the LOC115152950 gene encoding aquaporin-8 isoform X1: MSVIESKTELFTVAGADTGDSGPGSGVVNPRKIVTTFERYIQPCLAEVLGCTLFIFVGCGSVIENAGVPGSIQPALAHGLALAIVIAVLGEISGGHFNPAVSVSVCVSGGLDVILLGPYILSQIVGGMTGAGLAKAVYSIISYDSAAGGAFNVVKTSGNIGSATLAEMVMTLFLSLVVCMGAVNGRTRTPLAPLCIGLTVTANILAGRSVSGGCMNPARAFGPAVMANYWEYHWIYWVGPVAGALITGSLVRLLFGDQKTRLVLK; encoded by the exons ATGTCTGTGATAGAGTCAAAGACGGAGCTCTTCACCGTGGCTGGGGCTGACACTGGGGACTCAGGGCCAGGTTCAGGGGTAGTCAACCCCAGGAAAATAGTCACCACCTTTGAGAGATATATCCAGCCGTGCTTGGCTGAGGTGTTAGGATGTACTCTCTTCATCTTCGTGGGATGCGGGTCTGTTATTGAGAATGCTGGCGTTCCGGGGAGCATCCAGCCCGCTCTGGCTCATGGGCTGGCGCTAGCAATTGTTATCGCTGTATTGGGAGAGATCAG TGGTGGCCACTTCAACCCagctgtgtctgtgagtgtgtgcgtcAGTGGAGGACTGGACGTCATCCTACTGGGGCCGTATATACTCTCACAGATAGTGGGGGGGATGACCGGGGCTGGCTTGGCAAAG GCAGTTTACTCCATCATCAGCTATGACAGTGCAGCAGGGGGAGCGTTCAACGTGGTTAAAACCAGCGGCAACATCGGCAGTGCCACTCTAGCAGAGATGGTCATGACCCTCTTCCTGTCCCTTGTGGTCTGTATGGGGGCCGTCAACGGCAGGACCCGAACCCCACTGGCCCCACTTTGCATTGGGCTCACTGTGACTGCTAACATACTGGCTGG CAGGTCAGTATCTGGAGGGTGTATGAACCCAGCACGGGCGTTTGGCCCTGCAGTGATGGCTAACTACTGGGAGTACCACTGGATCTACTGGGTGGGACCGGTTGCAGGGGCCCTTATCACTGGCAGCTTGGTCAG GTTGTTGTTTGGCGACCAGAAGACACGTCTTGTTCTGAAGTAA
- the LOC115152951 gene encoding hemoglobin subunit beta-2, whose amino-acid sequence MVVWTDEERASISDIFSKLDYDDVGPKCLSRCLIVYPWTQRYFGAFGNLYNAEAIMNNPLIAKHGTTVLRGLERALKNMDDIKNTYAELSILHSEKLRVDPDNFKLLSDCLTIVIAARMGTAFTPEYQASFQKFLSVVVSALGRQYH is encoded by the exons ATGGTTGTGTGGACAGATGAAGAGCGCGCATCCATCTCCGACATCTTCTCCAAGCTAGACTATGACGACGTTGGCCCAAAGTGCCTGTCAAG GTGTCTGATCGTTTACCCCTGGACCCAGAGGTACTTCGGGGCCTTCGGCAACCTGTACAACGCAGAGGCCATCATGAACAACCCTCTGATCGCTAAGCACGGCACCACGGTGCTGCGCGGTCTGGAAAGAGCGCTGAAGAACATGGACGACATAAAGAATACCTACGCCGAGCTGAGCATTCTGCACTCCGAGAAACTACGCGTGGATCCCGACAACTTCAAG CTGTtgtctgactgtctgaccatTGTCATCGCTGCGAGGATGGGCACCGCCTTCACCCCCGAGTATCAGGCCTCCTTCCAGAAGTTCTTGTCTGTGGTGGTGTCCGCTCTGGGCAGGCAGTACCACTAG